Proteins encoded together in one Cryptosporangium aurantiacum window:
- the obgE gene encoding GTPase ObgE, with product MATFVDRVVLHVTAGDGGHGCASVHREKFKPLGGPDGGNGGKGGDVVLVVDPNVHTLLDFHFHPHAKATNGRPGQGGNRYGANGTDLELRVPDGTVVHGSDGEVLADLTGAGTRFVVAQGGHGGLGNAALATAKRKAPGFALLGEPGEAEDVVLELKSMADVGLVGFPSAGKSSLIAVVSAARPKIADYPFTTLVPNLGVVTAGETVFTMADVPGLIPGAATGRGLGLEFLRHIERTAVLVHVVDTATEEPGRDPVADIDALEAELAAYGGLEDRPRLVVLNKVDVPHGRDLAEIIRPDLDARGYRVFEVSTVTREGLKPLLFALASIVEEDRARRGAPDPTRIVLRPPAVDETPFTVSEDGEGGYVVRGAKPERWIKQTDFQNDEAVGYLADRLAKLGVEEALAEAGAHAGDAVTIGGVTFDWEPTLGGAAEVLLTRRGEDPRLALTDRAGASDRLLARRRRRGQDPEKGGERGAYDYGDDL from the coding sequence GTGGCGACGTTCGTCGACCGAGTGGTGCTACATGTCACCGCCGGTGATGGCGGCCACGGATGTGCTTCCGTGCACCGCGAGAAGTTCAAGCCGCTCGGCGGCCCCGACGGTGGTAACGGCGGGAAGGGCGGCGACGTCGTCCTGGTCGTCGACCCGAACGTGCACACGCTGCTCGACTTCCATTTCCACCCGCACGCCAAGGCCACCAACGGCCGGCCGGGCCAGGGTGGTAACCGCTACGGGGCGAACGGCACCGACCTGGAGCTGCGGGTCCCCGACGGCACTGTCGTCCACGGCAGCGACGGCGAGGTGCTCGCCGACCTGACCGGCGCGGGCACGCGTTTTGTGGTCGCCCAGGGCGGTCACGGCGGGCTGGGCAACGCGGCGCTGGCGACCGCGAAGCGCAAGGCGCCCGGCTTCGCGCTGCTCGGTGAGCCGGGCGAGGCCGAGGACGTCGTCCTCGAACTGAAGAGCATGGCCGACGTCGGGCTGGTCGGGTTCCCGAGCGCGGGCAAGTCGTCGCTGATCGCGGTGGTGTCCGCCGCGCGGCCGAAGATCGCCGACTACCCGTTCACGACGTTGGTCCCGAACTTGGGTGTGGTCACCGCCGGTGAGACGGTGTTCACGATGGCGGACGTGCCGGGCTTGATTCCCGGTGCGGCCACGGGACGCGGGCTCGGGCTGGAGTTCCTCCGGCACATCGAGCGGACGGCCGTGCTCGTGCACGTCGTCGACACCGCGACCGAGGAGCCCGGGCGCGACCCGGTCGCCGACATCGACGCGCTCGAGGCGGAGCTCGCGGCCTACGGCGGTCTCGAGGACCGGCCGCGGCTGGTGGTGCTGAACAAGGTCGACGTGCCGCACGGGCGGGACCTGGCCGAGATCATCCGGCCCGACCTGGACGCCCGCGGCTATCGAGTGTTCGAGGTCAGCACGGTGACCCGGGAGGGGCTCAAGCCGCTGCTGTTCGCGTTGGCGTCGATCGTCGAAGAGGACCGGGCACGCCGGGGCGCGCCGGATCCGACCCGCATCGTGCTGCGTCCGCCCGCGGTGGACGAGACGCCGTTCACGGTGTCCGAGGACGGCGAGGGCGGGTACGTGGTGCGCGGCGCGAAGCCGGAGCGCTGGATCAAGCAGACCGACTTCCAGAACGACGAGGCTGTGGGGTACCTGGCCGATCGGCTGGCCAAGCTCGGTGTCGAGGAGGCGCTTGCGGAGGCCGGTGCGCACGCCGGTGACGCGGTGACGATCGGCGGCGTGACGTTCGACTGGGAGCCGACGCTGGGCGGGGCGGCCGAGGTGCTGCTCACCCGCCGCGGCGAGGACCCGCGGCTGGCGCTCACGGATCGGGCCGGCGCGTCGGACCGGCTGCTCGCCCGGCGCCGGCGTCGCGGTCAGGACCCGGAGAAGGGCGGCGAGCGCGGAGCTTACGACTACGGCGACGACCTATGA
- the nadD gene encoding nicotinate-nucleotide adenylyltransferase, whose translation MSERRPPARRVGVMGGTFDPVHHGHLVAASEVGSLFGLDEVVFVPTGNPWQKDDATVSAPEDRYLMTVIATASNPRFSVSRVDIDRPGPTYTIDTLRDLRRLWGPDVELFFITGADALSAILSWKDVDELFDLAHFIGVTRPGYTLSGAHLPEDAVTLVDVPAMAISSSGCRDRVRAGLPVWYLVPDGVVQYIEKRRLYRP comes from the coding sequence ATGAGCGAACGGCGTCCGCCAGCCCGGCGGGTCGGGGTCATGGGCGGCACGTTCGACCCGGTCCACCACGGTCACCTGGTCGCGGCGAGCGAGGTCGGCAGCCTGTTCGGCCTCGACGAGGTCGTGTTCGTCCCGACCGGTAACCCGTGGCAGAAGGACGACGCCACGGTGAGCGCCCCCGAGGACCGCTACCTGATGACCGTCATCGCGACGGCGTCCAACCCGCGCTTCTCGGTCAGCCGTGTCGACATCGACCGACCCGGCCCGACCTACACGATCGACACGCTGCGCGACCTTCGCCGGCTCTGGGGTCCGGACGTCGAGCTGTTCTTCATCACCGGCGCCGACGCGCTCTCGGCGATCCTCTCCTGGAAAGACGTCGACGAGCTGTTCGACCTGGCGCACTTCATCGGCGTGACCCGGCCCGGCTACACGCTGTCCGGCGCTCACCTCCCGGAGGACGCGGTGACGCTGGTCGACGTCCCGGCGATGGCGATCTCGTCGAGCGGGTGCCGGGACCGGGTCCGGGCGGGCCTGCCGGTCTGGTACCTGGTACCGGACGGGGTCGTCCAATACATCGAGAAGCGCCGCCTGTACCGACCGTGA
- a CDS encoding DegV family protein — MARRVAVVTDSTSDIPRELVARYELTVVPTYVTIGEATGREGLDISSADVAVALRQGRVPVTTSRATPHSLGEAYREAFAGGVDAVVSIHLSATLSGTYEAALLAAASSAGPVTVVDSRSIAMGLGAAVLEAASVAQDGGSAEEVRDAALDAVDRTTLLFYVDTLEHLRRGGRISAAAALIGTTLSVKPILRLEDGQIVVAERVRTAQRALAKLEEMAVLAAGSDGVDLTVQHLAAQERADALRERLFVRVPRIGRMLTGEVGPTVGAHVGPGLVGVAVTRHR, encoded by the coding sequence ATGGCTCGCCGCGTTGCCGTCGTCACCGATTCCACGTCCGACATCCCGCGCGAGCTGGTGGCCCGGTACGAGCTGACCGTGGTCCCGACCTACGTCACGATCGGTGAGGCCACCGGCCGGGAAGGGCTCGACATCAGCTCGGCCGACGTCGCGGTCGCGCTGCGGCAGGGCCGGGTACCGGTGACGACGTCCAGGGCGACGCCGCACTCGTTGGGCGAGGCATATCGGGAGGCGTTCGCCGGTGGTGTCGACGCGGTGGTGTCGATCCACCTCTCGGCGACGCTCTCCGGGACGTACGAGGCCGCGTTGCTGGCGGCGGCGTCCAGCGCGGGCCCGGTGACCGTGGTCGACTCCCGCTCGATCGCGATGGGCCTCGGCGCCGCGGTGCTCGAGGCGGCGAGCGTCGCGCAGGACGGTGGTTCGGCCGAGGAGGTCCGGGACGCCGCGCTCGACGCGGTCGACCGGACCACGCTGCTGTTCTACGTGGACACGCTGGAACACCTGCGGCGTGGCGGGCGGATCAGCGCGGCCGCCGCGTTGATCGGGACGACGCTGTCGGTGAAGCCGATCCTGCGGCTGGAGGACGGGCAGATCGTCGTCGCGGAGCGGGTCCGGACCGCGCAGCGCGCGCTGGCGAAGCTCGAGGAGATGGCGGTCCTCGCCGCGGGCTCGGACGGGGTGGATCTGACGGTGCAGCACCTGGCCGCCCAGGAGCGTGCGGACGCTCTGCGCGAGCGGTTGTTCGTCCGGGTGCCACGGATCGGGCGGATGCTGACCGGTGAGGTGGGGCCGACCGTCGGTGCGCACGTCGGACCGGGGCTGGTGGGTGTGGCGGTGACGCGGCACCGGTAG
- a CDS encoding Rne/Rng family ribonuclease, whose protein sequence is MAPGEETSVGTSRADAGRTAPAAGDADRGAQPTVAAAASPFAPSQPAEAAEESTTRRTRVRRAPMVTFMAPEPSAVPIRAVEPVAPVVAEDIEDETEDDVDIEDVTSTDAEAEAENEAETDADADEEGGEDGRRRRRRGRRGRGRGRGENGADSADGDADEPTGADDASEDDAEATASDDEADDEAAEAADGTTDGDDEAGGGTRRRRRRRRRGAGESESGTDDPPNTVVKVRQPAPATTRSIEDEVQGVKGSTRLEAKRQRRREGRESNRRRPPVLSEAEFLARREAVERVMVVRQIGDRTQIAVLEDDVLVEHYVTKASSTSYAGNVYLGRVQNVLPSMEAAFVDIGKGRNAVLYAGEVNWDAAGMEGRPRKIEVALKSGDSVLVQVTKDPIGHKGARLTSQVSLPGRFLVYVPEGQMTGISRKLPDTERKRLKDILKKIVPENAGVIIRTAAEGASEAELTHDVERLEAQWQAIKEKATKGGAPALLNAEPDLVIRVIRDVFNEDFSKLVVSGTEAWPEVEEYVRDVSPDLAERLVHHTAETDVFAAYRIDEQITKALDRKVWLPSGGSLVIDRTEAMTVVDVNTGKFTGQGGNLEETVTRNNLEAAEEIVRQLRLRDIGGIIVIDFIDMVLEANRDLVLRRLTECLGRDRTKHQVAEVTSLGLVQMTRKRVGQGLLEAFSETCEVCRGRGVIIHNEPLIGRQSSGGNGNGGHQHAEPVVAEAKEGRRGRRKRGGGEAVGTVTAPAVAAVAAIHAASARAVAVAPEDESPAEVAADATAEALIVDDLAREAIEDGDSALAYDVADAEVVDVAPVAEPTRRTRGRRAAQRAAGSPTAGRSTTADSSPAAAADSSPAAAADSGPAAADAGSPAAADGGTPAAADGGNSAAASDGSPAAADGGSPAAGGGAAPAGGSAVADGGAADVARGGAEVHPTGVGTAHAVAASTGDAGANADVGGGAEVYPTGVGTAHAIAASADAGAEPVKPADQMVVDGAEPTPITPAATSRPRRARRAASRPAGPPEGVDTE, encoded by the coding sequence GTGGCACCTGGCGAGGAGACGTCTGTCGGAACCTCGCGTGCCGACGCTGGGCGGACCGCTCCGGCTGCCGGTGACGCCGACCGGGGCGCTCAGCCGACCGTGGCTGCTGCGGCGTCGCCGTTCGCCCCGTCGCAGCCTGCGGAGGCCGCCGAGGAGTCGACGACCCGCCGCACCCGCGTCCGGCGTGCACCGATGGTCACGTTCATGGCGCCCGAGCCGTCCGCGGTCCCGATCCGCGCGGTGGAGCCGGTGGCGCCCGTGGTCGCGGAGGACATCGAGGACGAGACCGAGGACGACGTCGACATCGAGGACGTCACCTCCACCGACGCCGAAGCCGAGGCCGAAAACGAGGCCGAAACCGACGCAGACGCGGACGAAGAAGGCGGCGAGGACGGTCGCCGTCGCCGTCGGCGCGGTCGTCGTGGCCGTGGTCGCGGGCGCGGTGAGAACGGCGCCGACTCCGCGGACGGCGACGCGGACGAGCCCACCGGCGCGGATGATGCGTCCGAGGACGACGCGGAGGCCACCGCGTCCGATGACGAGGCCGATGACGAGGCGGCGGAGGCCGCCGACGGCACCACCGACGGTGACGACGAGGCAGGCGGCGGAACGCGGCGCCGTCGCCGCCGTCGTCGGCGGGGCGCCGGCGAGAGCGAATCCGGCACCGACGACCCGCCGAACACCGTGGTCAAGGTGCGGCAGCCGGCCCCGGCTACTACCCGGTCGATCGAGGACGAGGTCCAGGGCGTCAAGGGCTCGACCCGGCTGGAGGCCAAGCGCCAGCGTCGGCGCGAAGGCCGGGAGAGCAACCGGCGGCGTCCGCCGGTGCTGTCCGAGGCCGAGTTCCTGGCTCGCCGCGAGGCCGTCGAGCGCGTGATGGTCGTCCGCCAGATCGGTGACCGCACGCAGATCGCCGTGCTCGAGGACGACGTCCTGGTCGAGCACTACGTCACGAAGGCCAGCTCCACGTCGTACGCGGGCAACGTGTACCTCGGCCGGGTGCAGAACGTCCTGCCGAGCATGGAGGCGGCGTTCGTCGACATCGGCAAGGGCCGCAACGCGGTGCTCTACGCCGGTGAGGTGAACTGGGACGCCGCCGGGATGGAAGGCCGTCCGCGCAAGATCGAGGTCGCGCTGAAGAGCGGCGACTCGGTGCTGGTGCAGGTCACCAAGGACCCGATCGGACACAAGGGCGCCCGGCTGACCAGCCAGGTGAGCCTGCCGGGACGGTTCCTGGTTTACGTCCCCGAAGGCCAGATGACCGGCATCAGCCGGAAGCTGCCGGACACCGAGCGCAAGCGCCTCAAGGACATCCTCAAGAAGATCGTGCCGGAGAACGCCGGTGTGATCATCCGCACCGCAGCCGAGGGCGCCAGCGAGGCCGAGCTCACCCACGACGTCGAGCGTCTCGAGGCGCAGTGGCAGGCGATCAAGGAGAAGGCCACCAAGGGTGGCGCTCCCGCTCTGCTCAACGCCGAGCCCGACCTGGTCATCCGGGTGATCCGGGACGTCTTCAACGAGGACTTCTCGAAGCTCGTGGTCTCCGGCACCGAGGCGTGGCCGGAGGTGGAGGAGTACGTCCGCGACGTCTCGCCGGACCTGGCTGAGCGGCTCGTGCACCACACCGCCGAGACCGACGTGTTCGCCGCGTACCGGATCGACGAGCAGATCACCAAGGCGCTCGACCGTAAGGTCTGGCTGCCCAGCGGTGGTTCGCTGGTGATCGACCGGACCGAGGCGATGACGGTCGTCGACGTCAACACCGGCAAGTTCACCGGGCAGGGCGGGAACCTCGAGGAGACGGTCACCCGCAACAACCTGGAGGCGGCCGAGGAGATCGTGCGTCAGCTCCGGCTGCGCGACATCGGCGGCATCATCGTCATCGACTTCATCGACATGGTGCTCGAGGCGAACCGTGACCTGGTGCTGCGGCGCCTGACCGAGTGCCTCGGGCGGGACCGGACGAAGCACCAGGTCGCCGAGGTCACGTCGCTGGGCCTCGTGCAGATGACCCGGAAGCGGGTCGGTCAGGGTCTGCTGGAGGCGTTCAGCGAGACGTGTGAGGTCTGCCGCGGTCGCGGTGTGATCATCCACAACGAGCCGCTGATCGGACGCCAGAGCTCCGGGGGCAACGGGAACGGCGGTCACCAGCACGCTGAGCCGGTCGTCGCCGAGGCCAAGGAGGGTCGTCGGGGCCGTCGCAAGCGCGGCGGCGGCGAAGCGGTGGGGACCGTGACCGCTCCGGCGGTGGCAGCGGTCGCCGCGATCCACGCGGCCAGTGCTCGCGCGGTCGCGGTCGCGCCCGAGGACGAGTCGCCTGCCGAGGTCGCAGCGGACGCGACGGCCGAGGCGCTGATCGTCGACGACCTGGCGCGGGAGGCGATCGAGGACGGCGACAGTGCGCTCGCGTACGACGTCGCCGACGCCGAGGTCGTGGACGTCGCTCCGGTGGCGGAGCCCACCCGGCGGACGCGGGGGCGGCGAGCCGCCCAGCGCGCGGCCGGATCGCCGACCGCCGGCCGTTCAACGACAGCCGACAGCAGCCCGGCCGCCGCAGCCGACAGCAGCCCGGCCGCCGCAGCCGACAGCGGCCCGGCAGCAGCCGACGCTGGCAGCCCGGCCGCCGCGGATGGCGGCACCCCGGCGGCCGCGGATGGCGGCAACTCGGCGGCCGCTAGCGACGGCAGCCCGGCGGCCGCAGACGGCGGCAGCCCGGCGGCTGGCGGTGGCGCTGCGCCGGCTGGCGGCAGTGCTGTAGCGGATGGCGGCGCGGCGGACGTGGCTCGCGGTGGCGCGGAGGTGCATCCGACCGGGGTCGGTACGGCACATGCGGTGGCGGCGTCGACGGGTGACGCCGGCGCGAACGCTGACGTCGGCGGTGGTGCGGAGGTGTATCCGACCGGGGTCGGTACGGCGCACGCGATTGCCGCGTCGGCGGACGCCGGTGCGGAGCCGGTGAAGCCCGCCGATCAGATGGTGGTCGACGGTGCCGAGCCGACTCCGATCACCCCGGCGGCCACGAGCCGACCGCGCCGTGCCCGGCGAGCGGCGTCCCGGCCTGCCGGTCCGCCGGAGGGGGTCGACACCGAGTGA
- a CDS encoding histidine phosphatase family protein has product MTARRVLIWRHGRTEWNAAGRIQGQTDVPLDEIGVQQAIQAAPLLAAEGPDAIVSSDLQRAKRTADALAAVTGLPVSVDARLRETGFGPWQGLSHTELAERWPDEYAVWKRGETPELPGIERPADVIARMREALTDALGAVEGTLVVVCHGGAARRAVQALTGWSDEVAAQLAALGNCRWSELRHSTTRGWRLHAHNVGPLSGAAANDEPSTAADAEPAAEEELTSSPRS; this is encoded by the coding sequence GTGACCGCGCGTCGCGTCCTGATCTGGCGGCACGGGCGGACCGAGTGGAACGCCGCCGGCCGGATCCAGGGGCAGACCGACGTCCCGCTCGACGAGATCGGCGTCCAGCAGGCGATCCAGGCGGCACCGCTGCTCGCGGCCGAGGGTCCGGACGCGATCGTCAGCAGTGACCTCCAGCGGGCCAAGCGCACCGCCGACGCGTTGGCGGCCGTGACCGGTCTCCCGGTCAGCGTCGACGCCCGGCTGCGAGAGACCGGCTTCGGGCCCTGGCAGGGCCTGTCCCACACTGAGCTGGCCGAGCGGTGGCCGGACGAGTACGCGGTGTGGAAGCGGGGTGAGACGCCCGAGCTTCCCGGGATCGAGCGGCCGGCCGACGTCATCGCCCGGATGCGGGAGGCGCTGACCGACGCGCTCGGCGCGGTCGAGGGGACGCTCGTCGTGGTGTGCCACGGTGGTGCGGCTCGGCGTGCGGTGCAGGCGCTCACCGGTTGGTCGGACGAGGTGGCCGCGCAACTGGCGGCGCTGGGCAACTGCCGCTGGTCTGAGCTGCGGCACTCCACGACGCGCGGCTGGCGTCTGCACGCGCACAACGTCGGTCCGCTGAGCGGTGCGGCCGCGAACGACGAGCCGTCCACGGCCGCCGACGCCGAGCCGGCCGCCGAGGAGGAGCTGACCTCGTCACCGCGGAGTTGA
- the rplU gene encoding 50S ribosomal protein L21: MYAIVKTGGKQYKVAVGDVVEVEKISGAPGDAITLPALLVVDGEGDKVNVTHEAAKLASFTISGEVVAHTKGPKIKIHKYKNKTGYHKRQGHRQPLTQIKVTGIESGK; encoded by the coding sequence ATGTACGCCATCGTCAAGACCGGCGGCAAGCAGTACAAGGTGGCGGTCGGCGACGTCGTCGAGGTCGAGAAGATCTCGGGCGCGCCCGGTGACGCGATTACGCTGCCGGCCCTGCTCGTCGTCGACGGTGAGGGTGACAAGGTCAACGTCACCCACGAGGCTGCGAAGCTCGCTTCGTTCACGATCTCCGGTGAGGTCGTTGCCCACACCAAGGGCCCGAAGATCAAGATCCACAAGTACAAGAACAAGACCGGCTACCACAAGCGTCAGGGTCACCGTCAGCCGCTGACCCAGATCAAGGTCACCGGTATCGAGAGCGGGAAGTAG
- the rsfS gene encoding ribosome silencing factor, giving the protein MAVSARANELALAAAQAASDKLATDIVVLDVSEQLVITDAFVIASAPNERQVSAIVDAVEERLLGLGAKPVRREGEREGRWVLLDFVDIVVHVQHAEERSFYALERLWKDCPTIPFVDAALATGGDTGNSQ; this is encoded by the coding sequence GTGGCCGTCTCCGCCCGTGCGAACGAGCTGGCGCTCGCCGCCGCCCAAGCCGCCTCCGACAAGCTCGCGACCGACATCGTCGTTCTCGACGTCAGCGAGCAGCTCGTCATTACCGACGCGTTCGTCATCGCGTCGGCCCCGAACGAGCGTCAAGTGTCGGCGATCGTCGACGCGGTGGAGGAGCGGCTGCTCGGTCTGGGAGCCAAGCCGGTACGCCGGGAGGGCGAGCGCGAGGGGCGCTGGGTCCTGCTCGACTTCGTCGACATCGTGGTGCACGTGCAGCACGCCGAGGAGCGGTCGTTCTACGCCCTCGAGCGCCTGTGGAAGGACTGCCCGACGATCCCGTTCGTGGACGCCGCGCTGGCCACCGGTGGCGACACCGGTAACTCGCAGTGA
- the rpmA gene encoding 50S ribosomal protein L27: MAHKKGASSSRNGRDSAAQRLGVKRFGGQVVKAGEIIVRQRGTHFHPGDLVGRGGDDTLFALAPGAVTFGSKRGRKTVSIVPVEA, translated from the coding sequence ATGGCACACAAGAAGGGCGCATCGTCCTCCCGTAACGGGCGCGACTCCGCCGCCCAGCGGCTGGGTGTGAAGCGCTTCGGCGGTCAGGTCGTGAAGGCCGGCGAGATCATCGTCCGCCAGCGCGGCACCCACTTCCACCCGGGCGACCTGGTCGGCCGCGGCGGCGACGACACGCTGTTCGCGCTCGCGCCGGGCGCGGTGACGTTCGGGTCGAAGCGCGGTCGCAAGACCGTCAGCATCGTCCCGGTGGAGGCCTGA
- a CDS encoding glutamate-5-semialdehyde dehydrogenase — MTTEQEVRAVAARSKEAAAELAPLTRAEKDAALHAMADALVAASSTVLSANEQDLEAGRAAGLSSGLLDRLALSPERIEGMAQGLRDVAALPDPIGEVVRGYTLPNGLEVRQIRVPLGVIGIIYEARPNVTVDAAGLCVKSGNAALLRGSASAYHSNTALVAVLSEAAAKAGLPADAIQLVPGTDRESVTHLMRARGLVDVIIPRGGAGLIKNVVENSIVPVIETGVGNCHVYVDAAADLEMASSITLNSKLHRPSVCNAAETLLVHSSVAKAFLPSIAASLHASGVTLHVDAATAELVPAGPLTVPATDADWETEYNSLDLAVRVVDSVDEAVAHIRRWGSGHTEAIVSSDTRAVRRFSSRLDSAAVMVNASTRFTDGGEFGFGAEIGISTQKLHARGPMGLPEMTSTTYLVTGDGHVR, encoded by the coding sequence ATGACGACCGAGCAGGAGGTCCGCGCCGTAGCGGCCCGGTCCAAGGAAGCTGCTGCGGAGCTGGCGCCGCTGACGCGCGCGGAGAAGGACGCCGCGCTGCACGCGATGGCGGACGCCCTCGTCGCTGCGTCCTCGACGGTGCTGTCGGCGAACGAGCAGGATCTCGAGGCGGGCCGTGCGGCCGGGCTCTCGAGTGGCCTGCTCGACCGGCTCGCTCTGTCACCGGAGCGGATCGAGGGTATGGCCCAAGGGCTCCGCGACGTCGCGGCGCTGCCCGACCCGATCGGCGAGGTCGTCCGCGGCTACACGCTGCCGAACGGGCTCGAGGTGCGCCAGATCCGGGTGCCGCTCGGCGTCATCGGGATCATCTACGAGGCCAGGCCTAACGTCACGGTGGACGCCGCCGGGCTGTGCGTGAAGAGCGGAAACGCGGCGCTGCTGCGGGGCTCGGCGTCCGCGTACCACTCGAACACCGCGCTGGTCGCGGTGCTGTCCGAGGCGGCGGCGAAGGCGGGTCTGCCCGCGGACGCGATCCAGCTGGTGCCGGGGACCGACCGGGAGTCGGTGACGCACCTGATGCGGGCCCGAGGGCTGGTGGACGTGATCATTCCGCGCGGTGGTGCGGGGCTGATCAAGAACGTCGTGGAGAACTCGATCGTGCCGGTGATCGAGACCGGGGTGGGTAACTGCCACGTCTACGTGGACGCGGCGGCCGACCTGGAGATGGCGTCGTCGATCACGCTCAACTCGAAGCTGCACCGTCCTAGCGTGTGCAACGCGGCGGAGACGCTGCTGGTGCATTCGTCGGTGGCGAAGGCATTTCTCCCGTCGATAGCGGCCTCGCTGCACGCGTCCGGCGTGACCCTGCACGTGGACGCCGCTACTGCGGAGCTGGTTCCGGCGGGTCCGCTGACCGTGCCGGCGACCGATGCCGACTGGGAGACCGAGTACAACTCGCTGGATCTGGCGGTGCGGGTGGTCGACTCGGTGGACGAGGCGGTCGCACACATCCGCCGGTGGGGGAGCGGGCACACCGAGGCGATCGTCTCCTCGGACACCAGGGCGGTGCGGCGGTTCAGTTCGCGGCTGGACAGCGCGGCGGTGATGGTGAACGCGTCGACGCGGTTCACCGACGGCGGGGAGTTCGGGTTCGGGGCCGAGATCGGCATCTCGACGCAGAAGCTGCACGCCCGGGGGCCGATGGGGCTGCCGGAGATGACCAGCACGACGTATCTCGTCACCGGCGACGGTCACGTGCGCTGA
- the proB gene encoding glutamate 5-kinase gives MRSAIADARRIVVKIGSSSLTLRNNGLATDRIDALVDVLAERQKAGAQVVLVSSGAIAAGMAPLGLARRPRDLATQQASASVGQMLLVARYATSFERYGLTVGQVLLTADDVIRRAHYRNASRNFERLLELGVVPIVNENDAVATDEIRFGDNDRLAALVAHLLRADALVLLSDVDGLYSGDPRRPGAQLVPFVSSASDLLDVVAGSTGASGVGTGGMASKVAAAQVATSAGVHVVLTSATHAAGALVGEDVGTYFAPTGRRLPTRLLWLRHATTPRGQLLLDDGAVEAVVSRRASLLSAGITGVTGDFVAGDPVDLVSPAGVSVARGLVAYDAAELPPLLGKSTHAVGPKYRREVVHRDDLALL, from the coding sequence ATGAGGTCGGCTATCGCCGATGCCCGCCGGATCGTCGTCAAGATCGGCTCGTCGTCGTTGACGCTGCGCAACAACGGTCTGGCGACCGACCGGATCGACGCGCTGGTGGACGTGCTCGCCGAACGGCAGAAGGCCGGGGCGCAGGTCGTGCTGGTGTCGTCCGGGGCGATCGCGGCCGGGATGGCGCCGCTCGGGTTGGCGCGGCGTCCGCGTGATCTGGCGACCCAGCAGGCCAGCGCGTCGGTCGGGCAGATGTTGCTGGTGGCGCGCTACGCGACGTCGTTCGAGCGGTACGGGCTGACCGTCGGCCAGGTGCTGCTCACCGCCGACGACGTGATCCGGCGGGCGCACTATCGGAACGCGAGCCGCAACTTCGAGCGGCTGCTGGAGCTGGGCGTCGTCCCGATCGTGAACGAGAACGACGCGGTGGCCACCGACGAGATCCGGTTCGGCGACAACGATCGGCTGGCCGCGCTGGTGGCGCATTTGCTGCGCGCCGACGCGCTGGTGCTGCTGTCGGATGTGGACGGTCTGTACTCCGGGGATCCGCGTCGGCCCGGTGCGCAGCTGGTGCCGTTCGTCAGTTCGGCTTCGGATCTCCTCGACGTCGTCGCGGGCTCCACTGGAGCCTCGGGCGTCGGTACCGGAGGCATGGCGAGCAAGGTCGCGGCCGCTCAGGTCGCGACGTCGGCGGGCGTACACGTGGTGCTGACGTCGGCGACCCACGCAGCCGGTGCACTGGTCGGCGAGGACGTCGGCACGTACTTCGCGCCGACCGGCCGGCGGCTGCCGACGCGCCTGCTGTGGCTGCGGCACGCGACGACGCCGCGCGGCCAGCTGCTGCTCGACGACGGGGCGGTGGAGGCCGTGGTCTCGCGGCGCGCGTCGCTGCTGTCGGCGGGGATCACCGGGGTCACCGGGGATTTTGTGGCCGGGGATCCGGTTGATCTGGTGTCTCCGGCCGGGGTTTCGGTGGCGCGCGGGCTGGTTGCCTACGACGCCGCGGAGCTGCCGCCGTTGCTCGGGAAGTCGACGCATGCGGTGGGGCCGAAGTATCGCCGGGAGGTCGTCCACCGGGACGATCTGGCGTTGCTCTGA